In Sus scrofa isolate TJ Tabasco breed Duroc chromosome 12, Sscrofa11.1, whole genome shotgun sequence, the DNA window CTATAGACCAGGCCCGTCTCAGACAGAGAAAGGGGCGCAAGGGGACACAGGCCTTAGACACCCTCCGAGACCAGGACCACCACACGCCCATCTTGACCTGTCCTGGAGACCCATGGACCCAAGGGCCGGGCAACAGTGTCGCCCACACAGGGCAACTCTTGGGAACATAATCCGGCAGCCTTTGATCCCTCGCTTACTCAGCACCGTCACTCTGAACctgactccttcctcctccccatcacCGTCCATAAACTCGGTGACAGCGCGCCCTGCTCCACCCAAGCTTCAGATCTGCCGGAATATGGGCTTAGACACCGCTTTCCCCACCCACCTCCTACACCTCGGAGGTGTGGGAGTTACGCCTGTGCAAAAACCTGCCCTCTGAGTTCAAGGTGCATGCAAAAGGACTCTGCCCCAGGGGTACAGGAGACTTTCTGGCCTGCTGGTTCAAATATTTTACCCCCCTCACTTTACAGTAAGAAaccagaggcccagagaagtgaaagGACAGGAAGTTAAGAGCAAAGTTGGGACCAGAAGTCAGGCACCCCAGCTTCCACCTCCACAGTCCCTCCTCTGGCTCGGCAGATGCGCAATATGGGCAGCGAGTGGCCGTGCGAAAAGCTGACCTGGCCTATGATTTACTAACTTACACATGAACTTAAACAACTGCTTGCAGCCTCGCGTGCACACACTTGGTTACTATCATCTGTGCTTTGTGTAATCCACCAAGCCACAGCCCAAGGACCATTCGCACCGAAGCTTGGGAAATCCTGGCAACCAACCTCGGCTGTGGAAACGTGTGTGTCTTGGCTCACTCCGAAACAGACAGGGTCATCCAGAAAAGGAGGCAGCAACCCCAGTTCCCTGCACCGAGGCCCCCTAACCTCCCTGCCCAGCCGGCCTACCTGGCTCCCTACTTGCAGGTGTGCACATCGTAGATGCGGATACACTCCTGGCAGCTCACGTAGCAGCACCAGTGGAAGATGCAGTGGCATTTCTCCTTCCGCTTCTCCGTCCTTGTGTTGTGGCCACGGCCGCAGCAGAGCAGGTCACAGCCATCGATGCCGTGGGAGGTGACATTGCAAGTCCGGTCCCTGGTGCCAAAGGAGCCCGTCTCCGGGTTGGGCTCACAAAAGTTGGGGGAGTTCTCGTAGTAGACCAGGTCCCTCTCGGTGGGTGGCTTGAAGAGCGCGTACTTGGCGCGGAGGGTCTCCACCCAGCCGCGGGACTCACGGTGCTTCTCCACCACCATCTCCGAGGCACTGTCGTACTTGTCCTTAAGGAAGTCGCCGATGGCACGGAAGTCGGGCTGGGCCCACCAGCAGGTCTTGACCTCGCAACTGCCCGACAGCCCATGGCACTTGCACTTGAGGTGCATGTGGTCCAGGATGGTCTGGGAAGAGGAGGCGCAGCTGGTTCCCCAGACTGACCCCCACCTGGGAGCACGCCCAGGCCCTCCCAATGCTGCCTGCACCCACCTCCATCCCTGAAGCCTTCTCTATTCCTACTCTACGCCTGGGTGAAAACCAAAGGGGGGCTGAGGCTCGGACCAGAAGAATGGTGCCCGTTGTCTCCCTCCCCTTCACCCCAAGAACTGGCAGTGGGGACTGACAGAAATTACATCCGTGTCTCCCATGCTTCCCATCTCAGGAAATAAGGATTGTTATTTCCAGCTAACaggtgggaaactgaggctgggagctTTAAGTGACTCGCCCAAGGTCTAACCACCATAGGAAGGTACGGAGGCTGCACTCAAAGCCAGGCCCATGAGTCTCAGAGCCCTATGGGCAGCTGAAGTGCACAGCATGGGCTGGCTGCCACCCGATCCATGGGGCCGCCACACTCGTGGACGGATGCATCCCCAGGGCAGAGGTGCAGGTGGGGACCGGGAACAGtccacagaggaaggaaggaaggacggggGAAGAGAGGGGGGACCGGGAAAGCACAAGGGCCATGGGCAGAGGCAGAGTGGAGCAGGCACAGGGTCTGGGAAGGAGTCTTGGGCAGGGTTGGGATGAGGGCGGCCGCAGCTCACCGTGCGGCCAGCCTCGTTGTTGTGCTTGTTCATGGCCGAGCGCGCATCCGGCCTATTCTCACGTGCGTCTGCGAACTCCCGGGACACAAGCACCCCGAAGTCGGCATCCTCGCTGCAGCCGCCCCACTTCCAGCCCTCGCCGGGCGGCCCCTTATGATGCGAATCACAGCCACAGATGGTGGAGGTGCCCTCCGCACAGGATCGCGTGACAGCAAAGGCCACACCAGCAGAGGCGATGGCGTGCACGAAGGCCGATTCGCGGGTGGCTGCGGGGAGGGCGTGGGGAGGCACTGCTCAGACCAGGTCCCAGAGCGGGGCCACCATGCCTTGACTTCTCCCCCAGCTGGGAAGAAGGGCTTGTCAGCCCTGAGGGAAATGAAAGGAACCGAGGTACCTTTCCCTCTTTGGCTGGCCCAGCCCCTAGTGGgtatccccactttacaggtgagcaaactgaggctcagagccacTAACCAACTAACCCAGGGCTTTAACAGCTGGCAGAGCACAGCCAGTCAGAAACAGGGGTAGAAAGACAGCTCGggcaggttgctgcagagatgagGTGGCCCTGATCTGTCGtcctggccccaggcccctccGCCCTCTGCTTTCCCAAACTGGAGAATCCAGCACTCCTGATCTCTCGGGACCTCAGGATCTCGCAAAGACCTCCCTGGTCTTtgaggagggaggccaggaatcccTCAGCCTACACCTACCCAAGCCCACCCATTCCCCACCTGGAAGCACTTGGACAGACtctttttctgagcctcagttaccctctttgtaaactggtacaacttcCCTCTGCCACCAGAGTTTCCCGAGTAGGCGTCTCAGCCTCCCTCTTATTCTGTCCTCCACCCAGACAAAGCCAAGGTTttggagggaggatggagggacAGGAGGCACCTCCCCACTGCTTCCGCCCCAGGGTCCAGCAAAGGAAAAGGTTCTCAGGGTGTCCCCCCAACCTCTTCATAATGATAACCACCTTGGAGTGCTGGGTCCACACCGGATTCTGCCCTTCGTGAGCTTTATCCCATTTAACCCTCTTACCCCTATGAGGAAGAAAGGCAGGCCCGTATTGCAGATATAGCCATTGATGACCTGGGAGACAAAGGCCTGAAAGACCTACAGACCAACCTCTCTCTCCTGACGGGTGAGGAACCCAGAGCaggaagtgacctgcccaaggccgCGCAGGTAGCCAAACACCGAGCTGCCGGCCTGGCTGCCTCCTTGCCTGGACTCTGGCTCTGGTCCTGGGCGCTCAGGGAGATGGCAGCCCGGCAGCCTGGTAACCCCTCGTAGCCACCGCCGCCTCTTTAGAGGCCCCAGGGCCCTCATGGACCACCGGCAGAGGGTCCGACCCCCTTCCCGGGCAGGCTGGAGGCGACTGGGAGCGGCCCCGCCAGGGCTCTGGACCTGACTGCGACGGGGGCGGCGGCCGAGGCCCGAGCCGCTGCGCCCCGGCTCCGACCCCGGCCTGGGCGGCCCCACCCCTGAGCGCCCGGGAGCAGGGGTCGCCCAGGGCGAGGGCCTCACTTCCGGCCGGCCGATTGGCCGGCGGCCtctcgcggcggcggcggcggcgcccggGTCCCGGCCGCGCTCTGTTCCCAGCCCCGGGGacgcgggggcggcgggggcggggcggggattAGCCTGGGAGCGGCGCTGACAGCCCCGCTGTGCCGGTCCCCGTCCGGCGGGGCCCGCTGGGCCGCTCAATCCGCCTTTGTTCGCGCGGTGTCACACCGCATTACCCGCATAATGCGGCCGCCGGGCCCGGGCCGCCGGGCCGGCCGCCACCGCGTAGCAACGGGCGGCTCCCGCGGCCGGGCCGCGCCCCCGGCCCCGGCGCCGGCCCGCGAAATCCCCATTGAAgcggcgccccccgcccccgcgccgcgCCGAATGGCCAGAGGGCGTGTGAATGGCGCGGCGGCCGCAGCGGGCGCGGGGCCGGGCTGCGCGGTGGGGGGCGGCGCTCGGGCCCCTTTCAAGCAGCCTAAGCCCCTCCGggccgcccacccccaccccgcccgggACCGCGATCCCCAGCGGCCCGCACCCCGCCGCCGTCTCGGCCTCTCGCCTTCCGGCCGCCGACCCCCGTGCCCCCCGCGCCCAGGCTCCGGGCGGCTAAGCCCTTGGGGAGTCGGTCCCCGGGGTCCGCTGAAGATACGCGCCCCGGAACAGACCACCTCCCTGCCACCCGGGGTCTCACAGCCGTGGGCAGAGGTCTACGCCGGTGGCCCGCACAGCGGGGGTGCGGGACTCGCCAAGGGGGGAGCCTAAAGCAGAGTTCACACCTGGCCCCTGGGGCAAGCGGGCAGGCCTTCCTCCCAGAGACCAATTAGCTTCCCTGAAATTCCCAGTGTCTCTGACATCTGACGCCCTCCTTCCCCAACACGAAACTGCCCTCTTGCAATTTCGAGATGAAGGCACGTCGTAGAACCTACAACGgtgatttaaaacattaaacacaGACGTGAAAGGATAATAAGCTCGGAGACCCTGTTTGAATTCACAGGCTAACGTCCGGCGGGTCAGAGCAATCAGGTGTCTTGCTTTGGGGAGCGCGTCTAGACGCCAGGCTGTTTGATTAAGCACTACCTGGCCAGAGGTGGGGCACCGGAAGGCGGTGAGACTGACAAGCTGGCAAGATCAGGTTTGAAATGCAAACCACCCCGCCACTTGGCCCCAATTAGAGGCCAAACCTTTTATGTAAACAGGGAATAATTAGCTTTGGCAATAGAAGTGTAAACAGAATCATCATCCATTGATTTGCTAATTGCCCTACTGTCCCATGACAATAGCCTGTAGGTGCGGCTACCTGAGGCACAGATAGGGGGGACAGCAGGCAAAAATGGGGCGTTGGCTTTCCCCAACTCTTTCCTCCACACTCCCTGCCAACCCTTCCCCAGGTCCAGCTGGCTCTCAGATCTTCTTTCCAGCTGTAAATGCAGCTCTTCTGAAAGGAGGGCGGACCAAGCTCATGCCTTTGGGTGCCAAAGCCCTGGTGGTGGCCAGGAGGGTTTGAGTTGCTGCAGAAAACGAATAGTAGCTCCTGGGAGGCCAGCTAAGATCATTATATTCCTAGACAGTGCAATTGCTCAAAGAGTTGTGCTTCTTCAGCCTAGAACTCCCCAGCCCCAAAGTCCACTTCTTGGGAGTAGTCACACACACCCCCAATCCCTCTCTCCTTAGTGCCTTCATATTCAAAGTCAGGTTATGTGAATCCCATTCATTTGAGACAGCCAGTGAGACTCCCATGTTGCAAGATTATCTGGCCAGCACGCCCTCTAGCCCCACCACAATCCATGGGCATATCCAGCTTGCAGAGGCATGGGAACCAGCAGGAACATCTCACCAAAGCACCTGGAGGTAATGCAATACTACCGGCACTAGACAGCCCCCTCGGCTCCAGAATTTTCTGTATGGGAAGGACCTAGGGGTAGCAAAGTTCTCACCCCACCCCAAAGCTAGATTTGTAGAGCACTTAACACTGGAAAAATATCACAAAAGTCCACATCAAAGCCTGGGGCCACCACTGTGCCAGCAGAAGGGAAGGCTGGTTGCAGCCTCCTAGCCTGCCCCAGGATTTCAGGATCCCAAGGCTCCCTATTCCCCAGCAGCACCTGGTAAGGTGTGGCAACCACGAGACGGCCTGTCAGGACACAGGCCCAGAGTGACATGGCCTACTTCCTGTAAAGGCCACAGGTCATGACCCATTTCATCATCTTCCCCCCTGGGGACCTGGGCTCAGGGCTGAGGCACCCTGATCTGGAAGAGTGACTACATATCCTGATGCTGTCCCCCAACTCAGCCCCTCTTCCACCTCCTGCCCAGTCCAGAGACAGTACCTTTGTCAAGAACGGGCCCGAAGATGGCGAGGCTGTCATCAATGGTGGTGCAGTTCCAGCGGCGGCCCCGGAACTGGTGCTGGCACTCCTGGATGCCCAACTTCACACCTTCAGCCACACTGGGCATGATTTCAATGTAATTTCGGCAGAAGCGCAGTTGCTTGGGGaccaggcctgggatggagccGCAGAGCAGAGGCTGTGAGCCCAGGGATGTGTACTGctggcccagggccagggacctGTGGGGAGACAGAGGGCAGTGGCACTGCAGGCACAAAGCATCATTTCTTCCCCATAAGCACTCGAGGTAGGTGGAGCCACAGAGCACCTATGAGCCCTGAGAAACCTGGCAGCTGAATGTGTTGCCCTTGACCTTGGGTATACATTGTCTCTTGAAGGGCAGAGCTCTGATCCAGGCAGTCAGCCCTCTGCCCCAGCTTGCAGGGGCATGGGGACCAGCAGAAACCTCTCATGGGAGCCCTTGGGGGTGACCCAACACTATGCAAAGAACCCTGGATGGAAAGAGAGTATTAGGGACCCAGTTCAAGTCCCTCCCAGGCTCTGGGCCCCTTTCCCTGATGGGGAGGGGTCAGGCTGGGAGTTCAGGTTTCTAGGGCCACATGGAGACTTCTGATGATCTACTGGAAGGAAACAAAGTCTACAGAGAGGAAGATGGCGGAAGCTGGCTTGACCCCCATCACATCTCAGAGAAAGCGGCAAGCAGAGAAGCCTCAGTCCCAGCAGGgagtgtgcacatgcatgtgtgcatgcattcACAcccatgtgcatacacacactgTCACCTAGGCAATGCCCCTCAGCCTCTTTCCTGGGATGATACCTGGCCAGCCCGGTGCCTCCCAGGGTCTCTCCAGTTCCTCTCTCCTTTGTTCACCAGGGCCTCCTTGACCATCTCTGCAGAGCCCTAGACAATTCTGGGGCGCCAtctcttttctcccctctttcttGGCTTTAAGAAAGTTTAGCTCAGGGTCAGGAGGAGTGTACTTCCCCTACACAACACTATGTGAGCTTGGTTGAATCTCATCACACTTCTGTCCCTAATTTTTCAATCAATATTCTATCAACCTCTCAGGTTTTactaagttccctggtggtctagtggttaggatctggtgctttcaatcactggcctgggaactgataCCCCACATCAAACTGCTTCATGCtccagcaaaggaagaaaaaaaaaaaagagtcaacagAGAAAAGATCTTATAggagccagaggaggaggagcaagtgtttaaaatactagaaaacccggagttcctatggtggctcaatcataacaaacctgactaccatccatgaggatgcaggtttgatcccaggcctcagtgggttaaggatccggcgttgccatgagctgtggtgtaggtcgcaaacgaggctcggatctgatgttgctgtggctgtgtcgtaggccagcagctgtagctccaattcgacccctagtatgggaacctctatatgccgcgggagaggacctaaaaagcaaaaaaaaaaagaaaaagaaatactagagAACCATTCTCTCCCCCAGACATGAACAGCAGGACTGACATTTTTACAACAGAAGCTGAGAAAATGATCTGTGAGTCTCCGTAGACTTCAAGACCAATTGCAATCAGCCCTGTGATCAGGGCCAGAGTGAACTGGAAGGAGGGAGGCATCAGGGCCCAGCTCCTCTCTCTCTATACTGCACTGACCAAGGCACTGACCAAGGCACTGACCAAGGCTCTGGGCTGACAGTGGTGTCCGCCAAGTCCCCCATGCAAAGTGATGACAAAAGCTCTGGGAAAAAGGGTCCAGAAGACCTCAGGGGCCAAcgggaaaaaaagcacacaaaagtTTTTTGAATGAAACACAGGGAGGATCCAACTATCTGCTATGTGTGGATGACGGGCACGGTGGAGGGCCGTGGTGCCCCCACCTGGGGCTGTCTCTGGGCCCTGTTGTCAGAGGGAGAGGCGGGCCCTCATCTTCCCACTAGGGAACCAGGTCTAGGAGTTGGGATGGTAACATTTATGAGACATTTCCAGATCCTGAGCACTGAGCCCTTTTGAAGAGAAAGAAGGGCAACCTGCAGGCCTGACTTCCCCCTGCGAATGGCCAATTCCTGAATTCCTCTGTGCCCCACACCGGGCTGAGCCTCTTCTTTGGgtttacttcatttaatccttataacagcCCTATGACCTAGAAGGGTCGGTTAAAGCAGCCCCATTTCTCATGGATAAGCCTTATAGGTTGAGTGACCAGCTCAGACCACAGAGCTACTAAGGAGCTGCTCATTGGAACCTGGTCATCGGACTCCGGAACACATGAGGCAAACTACGTAccacacccccatcccccacccccgctgccccgggctgctccatggcacatggaattcccaggccaggggtcagagtagcaatgccagacccttaacccagggtgcctggccagggatcgaacctgccctggtgctgcagagacaccaccgatcctggtgcgccacagcaggaactccagcactctGTCTTCTGGGCAGTGCCTGTCTGGGTCCTAAGGGGTAGGAGTGACTGCAGGCCTGACTAGTCTGCACCCTGGGCTTCAACACTGAAATCACGCCTAAGTGACGGAGCAGCCCAGAGGCCCCCAGTGGACACCACGACACACACGGCATCTGACAGGGCCTTTGCAGGGCCCTCATCTTCCCACTAGGGAACCAGGTCTAGGAGTTGGGATGGTAACATTTATGAGACATTTCCAGATCCTGAGCACTGAGCCCTTTTGAAGAGAAAGAAGGGCAACCTGCAGCCCTGCTTAGAGGTATAAAGTGGTTATCATCATGATGATAATGATCAGCAAATACCTCTCTTTTGCGATGGGCTGGGCCACTTCTGAGAGTTCATGTCTCTTCCCTTATGGAAACCTCAGAGCAAGACTGTCAAGTGGGAACTTCAGCATCACTGTCatcatcccatttcacagaaaaggaaactgagaccaGGGAGTAAAGGGAACTGCCCAGGTCTGCGCAGTGTCAGAGCTgagcctcccctcccagcccaggcagcCTCTCCACATGCTCTTACCCAGCACCTGCAGCCCTGCACTGCCCTGCCCTGCGGAGGGCAGCCTGAGCCAGGGCTCCATGCAGACGACTCAGCACCCGGCCGTCCTGAGAGGAGCGCTGGGGAGCGAGGCCCCTTGGAAAGGGGCCAGGcccatcccgctccctcctctGCCGTGTGAGACCCAAAGCCCCCTATGCAGACAGCTGGGGAGGAGAGCCGGGGCCCGATGGAGGACGCTGCCACCCCAGGGCCCCACCTGGGTTTGGCCCTGAGTGTGAGGCCATGAGGCCCCCTCTAAAGGAATATGGTGAGTCTTTGCCTCTTTCTCAAACCCTGGCCTGTTCCCTGACTATCCCAGAGCAATAGGGGGAGACCTAGCCACCAGTGCCCAGTCGCAGTGTCCCTCCGCTTTGGCTAGAGCCCTCCGGTCTCCCCACCGCAGATGCCTCTGTCCACGTGGCCCCAGAGGTGCAGACTGCAGTGCCCACGCTCTCCTTCGGCCTGGCCTCCTGGCCCCACTGCAAACTCTAACGGGGCAGACCTGTCTCACCGTCACCTCTGGCACCAGGGGGCCCTGTTCCATGTTGTCCTCCATTGACTGGTCTGCTCACC includes these proteins:
- the WNT3 gene encoding proto-oncogene Wnt-3 isoform X1, producing MPFPEPDSWAGREGRVIDRLNYRLISYLRPRALIGCSLTSSNPAAPRWAREGGRCGWRCASDKPESHFQSQVDFVPTIGGVAPPLHGRGQTSSSALLLMEPHLLGLLLGLLLCGTRVLAGYPIWWSLALGQQYTSLGSQPLLCGSIPGLVPKQLRFCRNYIEIMPSVAEGVKLGIQECQHQFRGRRWNCTTIDDSLAIFGPVLDKATRESAFVHAIASAGVAFAVTRSCAEGTSTICGCDSHHKGPPGEGWKWGGCSEDADFGVLVSREFADARENRPDARSAMNKHNNEAGRTTILDHMHLKCKCHGLSGSCEVKTCWWAQPDFRAIGDFLKDKYDSASEMVVEKHRESRGWVETLRAKYALFKPPTERDLVYYENSPNFCEPNPETGSFGTRDRTCNVTSHGIDGCDLLCCGRGHNTRTEKRKEKCHCIFHWCCYVSCQECIRIYDVHTCK
- the WNT3 gene encoding proto-oncogene Wnt-3 isoform X3, coding for MEGRPPGSLALGQQYTSLGSQPLLCGSIPGLVPKQLRFCRNYIEIMPSVAEGVKLGIQECQHQFRGRRWNCTTIDDSLAIFGPVLDKATRESAFVHAIASAGVAFAVTRSCAEGTSTICGCDSHHKGPPGEGWKWGGCSEDADFGVLVSREFADARENRPDARSAMNKHNNEAGRTTILDHMHLKCKCHGLSGSCEVKTCWWAQPDFRAIGDFLKDKYDSASEMVVEKHRESRGWVETLRAKYALFKPPTERDLVYYENSPNFCEPNPETGSFGTRDRTCNVTSHGIDGCDLLCCGRGHNTRTEKRKEKCHCIFHWCCYVSCQECIRIYDVHTCK
- the WNT3 gene encoding proto-oncogene Wnt-3 isoform X2 codes for the protein MFADVHLWSLLPRSLALGQQYTSLGSQPLLCGSIPGLVPKQLRFCRNYIEIMPSVAEGVKLGIQECQHQFRGRRWNCTTIDDSLAIFGPVLDKATRESAFVHAIASAGVAFAVTRSCAEGTSTICGCDSHHKGPPGEGWKWGGCSEDADFGVLVSREFADARENRPDARSAMNKHNNEAGRTTILDHMHLKCKCHGLSGSCEVKTCWWAQPDFRAIGDFLKDKYDSASEMVVEKHRESRGWVETLRAKYALFKPPTERDLVYYENSPNFCEPNPETGSFGTRDRTCNVTSHGIDGCDLLCCGRGHNTRTEKRKEKCHCIFHWCCYVSCQECIRIYDVHTCK